Proteins encoded by one window of Chondromyces crocatus:
- a CDS encoding DUF2330 domain-containing protein, which translates to MRHGSPLIALSLLICAATHVESAWACGACIVAQSESTLVTGHRMVLSVSQNATTLWDQFSYTGDPVSFAWVLPIKGVVEVGLSSDALFQTLEALTQVTVSSPIINCPPPPRCGDDAPLAGGGTGADGSTDSVQILAQETVGPYETVQLSSNDPAALYSWLQQNNYFIPQDLAPVITSYVNEGFGFLALKLVPGEAVDAMRPVRVTSPGATATLPLRMVAGGTGAVTPISLWVLGEGRYEPANFPSFQIEPSSLVWDWAASRSNYGELRQVGYSATNGRGWLLEAGEPVSSYAIEYPLTDLVNYSPQESGYFGAPEKDITAYREMLDDLDKLYGQLPPGSLWVSRMTGELTRAALDDDLDLTASSDQSPIPRFLKAQNAIGLPPACPSTPSCDPWQSGDVSGGGGIDPPGGDDIWGRPGSCSMGSGAGSPASFGSLAAAAALALSRRRRRHD; encoded by the coding sequence GCGACATGGAAGTCCCCTCATCGCGCTTTCGCTCCTCATCTGTGCGGCGACTCATGTCGAATCCGCCTGGGCCTGCGGGGCGTGCATCGTCGCGCAGAGTGAATCGACCTTGGTCACAGGGCATCGGATGGTGCTGTCCGTGTCCCAGAACGCCACGACGCTCTGGGATCAGTTTTCGTACACCGGTGATCCGGTCTCGTTCGCATGGGTGCTGCCGATCAAAGGTGTCGTTGAGGTCGGGCTCTCTTCCGATGCGCTGTTTCAGACGCTCGAAGCGCTGACTCAGGTCACGGTCAGCTCACCCATCATCAACTGCCCGCCTCCACCCCGTTGTGGGGACGATGCACCTCTCGCGGGCGGAGGAACCGGAGCTGATGGCAGCACGGACTCCGTTCAGATCCTCGCTCAAGAAACGGTGGGACCTTACGAGACGGTTCAGCTGTCTTCCAATGATCCCGCTGCGCTCTACAGCTGGCTCCAGCAAAACAACTACTTCATCCCTCAGGATCTGGCGCCGGTGATCACCTCTTACGTCAACGAGGGATTCGGCTTCCTCGCACTCAAGCTGGTGCCCGGGGAGGCTGTGGATGCAATGAGACCGGTTCGCGTCACTTCGCCAGGCGCGACAGCGACCTTGCCACTGCGCATGGTGGCGGGAGGCACGGGCGCGGTGACGCCCATCTCCCTCTGGGTCCTTGGCGAGGGGCGCTACGAGCCAGCAAACTTCCCCTCTTTTCAGATCGAGCCCTCCAGTCTCGTCTGGGACTGGGCGGCGAGCCGGAGCAATTACGGTGAGCTGAGGCAGGTTGGCTACAGTGCAACAAACGGCCGTGGATGGCTCCTCGAAGCAGGAGAGCCTGTCTCATCCTATGCCATCGAATATCCGCTCACCGATCTGGTCAACTATAGCCCTCAAGAGAGTGGGTATTTCGGCGCACCGGAGAAGGACATCACCGCGTACCGAGAAATGCTGGACGATCTCGATAAGCTGTACGGGCAGCTTCCACCGGGCTCGCTCTGGGTGTCCCGGATGACTGGTGAACTGACCCGTGCAGCGCTCGATGATGATCTCGATCTCACGGCGTCGTCCGATCAGTCGCCCATTCCTCGCTTCCTCAAAGCTCAGAACGCGATCGGTCTACCGCCAGCGTGTCCTTCCACGCCGAGCTGTGATCCCTGGCAGAGCGGCGATGTCTCCGGTGGTGGAGGCATCGACCCTCCTGGCGGTGACGATATCTGGGGGCGCCCTGGGTCCTGCTCGATGGGCTCTGGTGCAGGTTCCCCCGCTTCGTTCGGCAGCCTCGCGGCCGCCGCAGCTCTCGCGCTTTCGCGCCGACGTCGCCGCCACGACTGA
- the panB gene encoding 3-methyl-2-oxobutanoate hydroxymethyltransferase, which translates to MYGPQGNNGGTPNRSSRSRSTKVTVPEIRSRKGGEPLAMVTAYDFTMARLLDDGGADILLIGDSLGMVVQGHPTTLPVTVEEICYHGRAVARGAKRAHVVGDLPFMSFQLSPMHALENAGKLMKEGGFESVKLEGGAEIAEHVRRIVVAGIPVMGHVGLLPQSVHAMGGFKVQGKGEDAAERVLADARALEEAGAYAIVLEAIPPDLAEAITAAISIPTIGIGAGPACDGQVLVCYDLLGMFREFSPKFAKRFAEVGETIVDATRAYVDEVRSRAFPAAEHSFKPNAPRPLPVPPAPVEPAHEGVPPHWQTH; encoded by the coding sequence ATGTACGGTCCCCAGGGCAATAATGGCGGTACGCCCAACCGCTCGTCCAGGTCTCGCTCCACGAAGGTCACCGTCCCGGAGATTCGCTCCCGCAAAGGCGGTGAGCCCCTGGCGATGGTCACCGCGTATGACTTCACCATGGCCCGGTTGCTCGATGACGGAGGCGCCGACATCCTCCTCATTGGCGACTCTCTCGGGATGGTCGTGCAGGGGCACCCGACCACGCTCCCGGTGACGGTCGAGGAGATCTGCTATCACGGACGCGCGGTGGCCCGGGGGGCGAAGCGCGCGCACGTCGTCGGCGATCTCCCCTTCATGAGCTTTCAGCTCTCGCCGATGCACGCCCTCGAGAACGCCGGCAAGCTGATGAAAGAAGGCGGTTTCGAGAGCGTCAAGCTCGAGGGCGGCGCGGAGATCGCGGAGCACGTGCGCCGGATTGTGGTCGCTGGAATCCCGGTGATGGGGCACGTCGGACTCTTGCCGCAGTCCGTGCATGCGATGGGCGGCTTCAAGGTTCAAGGCAAGGGCGAAGACGCAGCCGAGCGTGTGCTGGCGGATGCCCGCGCTCTCGAGGAAGCTGGCGCATACGCCATCGTCCTCGAAGCGATCCCGCCCGATCTCGCCGAGGCCATCACGGCCGCCATCTCGATTCCCACCATCGGCATCGGTGCTGGGCCCGCGTGTGATGGGCAGGTGCTCGTCTGCTACGACCTCCTCGGCATGTTCCGCGAGTTCTCCCCGAAGTTTGCCAAGCGGTTCGCGGAGGTCGGTGAGACCATCGTCGACGCGACACGCGCCTACGTCGACGAGGTAAGAAGCCGCGCCTTTCCGGCCGCTGAACACAGCTTCAAGCCGAACGCGCCGCGCCCGCTTCCCGTCCCCCCTGCGCCCGTCGAGCCCGCTCACGAGGGCGTCCCGCCCCACTGGCAGACGCACTGA
- a CDS encoding vWA domain-containing protein codes for MGFVTALALLVGLLVAAPVAAHLLRRRYAEEQSFPAAHLVPATRPAARRRSALEDRTLFAVRALSIAALALLGATPLLRCSHLSFARQGGASIAMVLVLDDSLSMRAPLPSGQGRFERAVEGARQLARGLAPGDAAAVVLAGSPPRVALASTTNLAAVDDALDGLTPSDRSTDLDGALALAHDLLEGLQQVDKRVVLFSDLADGAPDGPPLGRGGDVALWVPLPELVASGDDCAVLRAERTGRRARVRVACTGPVAAGRWVEIRSKDAVLARVELDAGLRSGELVAELPEQAPDALTAALTGSDAIGSDDVAPLAPAGGPLSIAVVADQASTQVVTGGPPPLEQALAALELDAEIRPLPEAPESPEALGTHAALVVDDAPGFTPEVRRAVVAWVERGGVAMLTLGPRAAAAPLGASFDPLVPGVVRWGPSPVQGIDTTTASLLGGSAASLEDVAPRGRASLEPVALETPAEVLVRWQDGAPLLLRRPLGRGVVLASTLPFSTEESDLVLRPAFLTLLEQFVSTARARGGARRIEAGETWTFDGYRDVKVGLVNPGDGERREPVPVVEVDRRLRAMPGLAGLYELTLDGERSSRVVSIPEREIDLRPRRVEESASAASLGGVGASVDASPHVALVLLGLVTLELLLRLLGRTRLKQEAAAEGGA; via the coding sequence ATGGGGTTCGTCACGGCGCTCGCGCTGCTCGTCGGTCTGCTCGTCGCAGCCCCGGTGGCAGCGCACCTCCTTCGGCGACGCTACGCAGAGGAACAGTCGTTTCCTGCGGCTCACCTCGTTCCTGCGACGAGGCCCGCCGCTCGACGGCGGAGTGCGCTGGAGGACCGAACGCTGTTCGCCGTGCGGGCCCTCTCCATCGCGGCGCTGGCACTGCTGGGGGCGACCCCGCTCTTGCGTTGCAGTCACCTTTCCTTCGCCCGTCAGGGTGGCGCCTCGATCGCCATGGTGCTGGTGCTCGATGACTCGTTGAGCATGCGCGCGCCGCTGCCCAGCGGGCAGGGACGGTTCGAGCGCGCCGTGGAGGGTGCGCGCCAGCTCGCTCGGGGGCTGGCCCCCGGAGATGCCGCTGCCGTCGTGCTTGCAGGCTCTCCGCCGAGGGTTGCTCTGGCCTCCACCACCAACCTCGCGGCGGTGGACGATGCGCTCGATGGGCTCACGCCCTCCGACAGGAGCACGGATCTCGATGGCGCCCTCGCGCTCGCCCACGATCTGCTCGAAGGGCTGCAGCAGGTGGACAAGCGGGTGGTGCTGTTCAGCGATCTCGCCGATGGCGCACCGGATGGGCCGCCTCTCGGAAGAGGCGGCGATGTGGCGCTGTGGGTCCCGCTCCCAGAGCTGGTTGCTTCGGGAGACGATTGCGCGGTCCTGAGGGCGGAGCGCACAGGAAGACGGGCGAGGGTGAGGGTCGCCTGTACGGGCCCGGTCGCAGCCGGGAGGTGGGTGGAGATTCGCTCGAAGGATGCGGTGCTCGCCAGGGTGGAGCTCGATGCGGGGCTGCGCTCGGGGGAGCTGGTCGCGGAGCTGCCGGAGCAGGCGCCGGATGCGCTGACCGCGGCCCTGACGGGGAGCGATGCCATCGGGAGCGACGACGTGGCGCCTCTGGCGCCAGCCGGGGGCCCTCTGTCGATTGCAGTCGTCGCCGACCAGGCGTCGACCCAGGTGGTGACCGGAGGGCCTCCTCCGCTGGAGCAGGCGCTCGCGGCGCTGGAGCTGGATGCGGAGATACGCCCCTTGCCGGAGGCCCCTGAGAGCCCTGAGGCCCTGGGCACGCATGCAGCGCTCGTCGTGGACGATGCTCCTGGGTTCACACCGGAGGTCCGTCGAGCGGTCGTGGCGTGGGTGGAGCGAGGGGGCGTGGCCATGCTGACGCTCGGCCCCCGAGCCGCGGCCGCCCCGCTCGGAGCGAGCTTCGATCCGCTCGTGCCCGGGGTGGTGCGCTGGGGTCCGAGCCCGGTCCAAGGGATCGATACGACCACAGCGTCGTTGCTCGGAGGATCCGCCGCGAGCCTGGAGGATGTCGCGCCACGGGGGCGTGCATCGCTGGAGCCGGTGGCGCTGGAGACGCCCGCCGAGGTTCTCGTGCGCTGGCAGGATGGCGCCCCGCTGCTGCTACGACGACCGCTGGGCCGAGGCGTGGTGCTGGCGTCGACGCTCCCCTTCAGCACGGAGGAGAGCGATCTTGTGCTGCGGCCGGCGTTCCTGACCTTGCTCGAGCAGTTCGTCTCCACGGCCCGCGCTCGGGGGGGGGCGCGTCGCATCGAGGCGGGGGAGACGTGGACGTTCGATGGGTACCGCGATGTGAAGGTCGGGCTGGTGAACCCGGGAGATGGTGAGCGGCGCGAGCCCGTACCCGTCGTGGAGGTGGACCGTCGTCTGCGCGCGATGCCGGGGCTCGCAGGTCTCTATGAGTTGACGCTGGATGGTGAGCGGTCGTCGCGGGTGGTGTCGATCCCAGAACGCGAGATCGATCTTCGGCCGCGAAGGGTGGAAGAGAGCGCGAGCGCGGCGTCGCTCGGAGGAGTCGGCGCTTCGGTCGATGCGTCACCGCACGTGGCGCTGGTGTTGCTCGGGCTGGTCACGCTGGAGCTGTTGCTCCGGCTGCTGGGGAGGACCCGGCTGAAGCAAGAAGCTGCCGCGGAGGGTGGTGCGTGA
- a CDS encoding OPT/YSL family transporter gives MSTTSSSAAAPDAVGESPPKFKFLPPIGSPGYYLLLAAVAIFILGPLGGIAAAYMNFSLGFFVGGQVLAGILGSAVTYGYGPEGKHGANYMQTMAASVASLSAMAVLIQAMVWMKMPMPPVGPLVLFFCCIGMFGVGLGMLYTPILVDRLKLEYPSGHAVANILRALTDKRLLKKSIGQLSSGVGLGAAFAFLVEKVKFFGATGISGSTIGAGMVVGSRIAGAGLTMGLVGWAITPYLVSIGWLQEGEPFRKIGFLIALAMILGAAIVDLSLIGVEAVRRLRTAAAEQAAQPEEPAWKQVNMGRLIAWVLFWGVALVLVATLLLGQPLGFILFAIALSSVFVLINGISCGISDSNPISSAFVISVLLMSGLGLKDPTVGLMAAAILLASCSTGVDMQQDRSTGWRLGTNRVIQFRFQVVGVFMGAVLCVVLANVFMKAYPVLTIDTFAHPEAKVDQWQSAMTYKFVGALRDLGDLPPYKVKALGLGLAIGLVTEIVRKSLHKSERYKAFVHGSRGGFATGWVLDTVLLPSPYASSFGGFVELVVAAWFAAGGALSSLINTLTTKPAKVMAAEGGSAEGEAKEQMADAAGPKEKVEGDELPEDMSSTSLVGGGLIAGEALFALAVGLIGLLALVNR, from the coding sequence ATGTCCACCACTTCCTCATCTGCAGCTGCTCCGGACGCCGTCGGAGAGAGCCCTCCGAAGTTCAAGTTCCTCCCGCCGATCGGATCGCCCGGGTACTACCTGCTGCTGGCGGCCGTGGCGATCTTCATCCTCGGGCCGCTGGGCGGCATCGCCGCGGCGTACATGAACTTCAGCCTCGGCTTCTTCGTCGGGGGTCAGGTGCTCGCGGGCATCCTCGGTAGCGCTGTCACCTACGGCTATGGACCGGAAGGCAAGCACGGCGCGAACTACATGCAGACGATGGCCGCGTCGGTGGCCTCGCTGTCGGCGATGGCGGTGCTGATCCAGGCGATGGTCTGGATGAAGATGCCCATGCCGCCCGTGGGGCCGCTGGTGCTGTTCTTCTGCTGCATCGGGATGTTCGGGGTGGGACTCGGGATGCTGTACACGCCGATCCTCGTCGATCGGCTGAAGCTGGAGTACCCGTCGGGACATGCGGTCGCCAACATCCTGCGGGCGCTGACGGACAAGCGGCTGCTCAAGAAGTCCATCGGTCAGCTCAGCAGCGGCGTCGGCCTGGGGGCGGCGTTCGCTTTCCTGGTGGAGAAGGTCAAGTTCTTCGGAGCGACGGGGATCAGCGGTTCGACGATCGGGGCCGGGATGGTGGTCGGCTCGCGCATCGCAGGGGCGGGCTTGACGATGGGCCTCGTGGGCTGGGCGATCACGCCCTACCTGGTGTCGATCGGGTGGCTCCAGGAGGGTGAGCCGTTCCGGAAGATCGGGTTCCTGATCGCGCTGGCGATGATCCTGGGCGCCGCGATCGTGGACCTGAGCTTGATCGGCGTCGAGGCGGTGCGCCGGCTGCGTACCGCCGCCGCGGAGCAGGCTGCTCAGCCCGAAGAACCCGCCTGGAAGCAGGTCAACATGGGACGGCTGATCGCCTGGGTCCTGTTCTGGGGCGTGGCGCTCGTACTGGTGGCGACGCTGCTGCTCGGGCAGCCTCTCGGGTTCATCCTGTTCGCCATCGCGCTGTCGTCGGTGTTCGTTCTGATCAACGGCATCTCGTGCGGCATCAGCGACTCGAACCCCATCTCGAGCGCCTTCGTGATCTCGGTGCTGCTGATGTCGGGGCTGGGGCTGAAGGATCCGACGGTCGGGCTGATGGCGGCCGCGATCCTGCTCGCGTCATGCTCGACCGGCGTGGACATGCAGCAGGACCGGTCGACGGGGTGGCGGCTGGGGACGAACCGGGTGATCCAGTTCAGGTTCCAGGTCGTCGGCGTGTTCATGGGGGCGGTGCTCTGCGTGGTGCTCGCCAACGTCTTCATGAAGGCCTATCCCGTGCTGACGATCGACACCTTCGCGCACCCGGAGGCGAAGGTGGATCAGTGGCAGAGCGCGATGACGTACAAGTTCGTCGGCGCGCTCCGCGATCTGGGGGATCTTCCCCCCTACAAGGTGAAGGCCCTGGGGCTGGGCCTGGCCATCGGCCTGGTGACGGAGATCGTGCGCAAGTCGCTGCACAAGAGCGAGCGCTACAAAGCGTTCGTCCATGGCTCGCGCGGCGGGTTCGCGACGGGCTGGGTGCTCGACACCGTGCTCCTGCCGAGCCCCTACGCTTCGTCGTTCGGTGGGTTCGTGGAGCTCGTGGTGGCTGCGTGGTTCGCGGCGGGTGGCGCGCTGTCGTCGCTGATCAATACCCTGACGACGAAGCCGGCGAAGGTGATGGCGGCCGAGGGTGGCTCGGCAGAGGGCGAGGCGAAGGAGCAGATGGCCGACGCGGCCGGGCCGAAGGAGAAGGTGGAGGGGGACGAGTTGCCCGAGGACATGAGCTCGACGTCGCTCGTGGGCGGGGGGCTCATCGCCGGAGAGGCGCTGTTCGCGCTGGCTGTGGGCTTGATTGGCCTGCTCGCACTGGTGAACAGGTAG
- a CDS encoding PAS domain-containing protein, with amino-acid sequence MSSTHEKLFDLSMGLLVTITAEGYFKELNPAWIDLLDWSLDELRRTPFIDFVHPDDREATLAEASKLLEGQPTIHFENRYRHRDGSYRWLSWTASADMDAAPSERLIYCAAHDITLLQESKLQLERALEETQALEAELRIQHERLRSTLDSISTPLIPITDRVTVMPLIGQMDPDRANRVMSGALEGVQARQTSVVILDVTGLVEIDTQVACAVVNTARALRLLGAQTMLTGLRPAVAQTLVNLGLDLQGIVTHGTLQAAIASALSEAVPSRSSRLSR; translated from the coding sequence ATGAGTTCGACGCACGAGAAGCTGTTCGACCTGTCGATGGGGCTCCTGGTCACCATCACCGCCGAGGGATACTTCAAGGAGCTCAACCCCGCCTGGATCGACCTGCTCGACTGGAGTCTCGACGAGCTACGCCGCACGCCCTTCATCGACTTCGTTCATCCCGACGACCGGGAAGCCACGCTCGCCGAGGCATCGAAGCTGCTCGAGGGGCAGCCCACGATCCACTTCGAGAACCGCTACCGTCACCGGGACGGCTCCTACCGCTGGCTCTCCTGGACCGCGAGCGCGGACATGGACGCCGCTCCTTCCGAGCGACTCATCTACTGTGCGGCCCACGACATCACGTTGCTTCAGGAGTCGAAGCTCCAGCTCGAACGAGCGCTGGAGGAGACCCAGGCCCTCGAAGCAGAGCTGCGGATCCAGCACGAGCGGCTGCGCAGCACCCTCGATTCCATCTCCACACCCCTCATCCCCATCACCGATCGCGTGACGGTCATGCCACTCATCGGCCAGATGGATCCCGACCGGGCCAACCGGGTCATGTCGGGGGCCCTGGAAGGGGTCCAGGCGCGTCAGACCAGCGTGGTCATCCTCGACGTGACCGGCCTCGTGGAGATCGACACCCAGGTCGCCTGCGCGGTCGTGAACACCGCACGCGCGCTGCGCCTGCTCGGCGCGCAGACGATGCTCACCGGCCTTCGCCCCGCCGTCGCCCAGACCCTGGTCAACCTCGGCCTCGATCTTCAAGGCATCGTCACCCATGGAACGCTCCAGGCGGCCATTGCCTCCGCCTTGAGCGAGGCCGTCCCGTCCCGCTCCTCACGCCTGTCCAGGTGA
- a CDS encoding DUF58 domain-containing protein, which translates to MSSSAGRSRAKFPIDWGSLAPLRIRARIVADGVFAGMHRSVRKGAGVEFGGQRPYVPGDDLRFFDRRALLRHDRLMVREFETETDRAVWLCVDASASMAWRGPKAPGAKLAYAALLAAATARVAVASGDPVGLAWLGGDATRDLPAVAGREGYDRVLGALESAAGALDLSGNDAAVERALAPVARKARRGAVIVLFSDLLDLPPRTLSAFSALATGGRVLVVVQVLDPAEATLDFQGHVRLRAVEGDAVVEADIEAVRAEYKKRLADIATTWDREITGRGGRFLQATTDADATEIVRAIVTASATGPR; encoded by the coding sequence GTGAGCTCCAGCGCCGGGCGGAGCCGCGCCAAGTTCCCCATCGACTGGGGCTCTCTCGCCCCCTTGCGGATCCGCGCGCGCATCGTCGCCGACGGTGTCTTCGCCGGCATGCACCGCAGCGTCCGCAAGGGCGCTGGCGTCGAGTTCGGCGGACAGCGTCCCTATGTGCCCGGGGATGACCTGCGCTTCTTCGATCGGCGCGCCTTGCTTCGCCACGATCGCCTCATGGTCCGCGAGTTCGAGACCGAGACCGATCGCGCCGTCTGGCTCTGCGTCGACGCCAGCGCGTCCATGGCGTGGCGAGGCCCCAAGGCGCCCGGCGCCAAGCTCGCCTATGCCGCGCTCCTGGCCGCGGCGACCGCGCGCGTGGCCGTCGCCTCGGGCGATCCCGTCGGCCTAGCGTGGCTCGGTGGCGACGCCACCCGGGATCTCCCCGCGGTCGCGGGCCGTGAGGGCTACGACCGCGTGCTCGGCGCCCTCGAGTCTGCTGCCGGTGCCCTGGACCTCAGTGGAAACGACGCCGCCGTCGAGCGTGCCCTCGCCCCCGTCGCCCGCAAGGCGCGCCGCGGGGCGGTCATCGTCCTCTTCTCCGACCTGCTCGACCTCCCCCCGCGCACCCTGTCCGCCTTCAGTGCCCTCGCCACGGGCGGACGAGTGCTCGTCGTCGTCCAGGTCCTCGACCCCGCGGAGGCGACCCTCGATTTCCAGGGCCATGTCCGCTTGCGCGCCGTCGAAGGCGACGCCGTCGTCGAAGCCGACATCGAGGCCGTCCGCGCCGAATACAAGAAGCGGCTCGCCGACATCGCCACCACCTGGGATCGCGAGATCACGGGGCGTGGGGGCCGCTTCCTCCAGGCCACCACCGATGCCGACGCCACCGAGATCGTCCGCGCCATCGTCACGGCCTCGGCCACCGGTCCACGGTAA
- a CDS encoding RNA polymerase sigma factor, producing the protein MSEVASTEPSVSLEGEEGPSTGLTPEAMQLLVENHARFLTFLERRVERREVAEEILQEAFVRGIARGGTLRSGESATAWFYRLLRNALVDHFRRRGAERRALDTLAEEPEPVEAAPDAELLGVVCACVGSLVGTLKESYAEALQRVDVEGMSVQVYAKEAGITPNNAGVRLHRAREALRKQVVQCCGACATEGCRDCHCDHGASGG; encoded by the coding sequence ATGTCGGAAGTCGCGTCCACGGAGCCGTCGGTGTCCCTCGAGGGCGAGGAGGGGCCGAGCACGGGGCTCACGCCGGAGGCGATGCAGCTTCTGGTCGAAAACCACGCGCGGTTCCTGACGTTCCTGGAGCGGCGGGTGGAGCGGCGCGAGGTGGCGGAGGAGATCCTGCAAGAGGCGTTCGTGCGAGGGATCGCGCGCGGTGGGACGCTCCGGTCCGGGGAGTCGGCGACGGCCTGGTTCTACCGGTTGCTGCGCAACGCGCTGGTGGATCACTTCCGTCGGCGCGGGGCGGAGCGGCGGGCGCTCGACACGCTCGCGGAGGAGCCGGAGCCGGTGGAAGCGGCGCCGGACGCGGAGCTGCTCGGGGTGGTGTGCGCCTGCGTGGGGTCGCTGGTGGGGACGCTGAAAGAGAGCTACGCGGAGGCCCTGCAGCGGGTCGACGTGGAAGGGATGAGTGTGCAGGTCTACGCGAAGGAGGCCGGGATCACGCCGAACAACGCCGGTGTGCGCCTGCACCGGGCGCGTGAGGCGCTGCGCAAGCAGGTCGTGCAGTGCTGCGGGGCGTGTGCGACCGAGGGCTGCCGTGACTGCCACTGTGATCACGGGGCCTCGGGCGGCTGA
- a CDS encoding tetratricopeptide repeat protein, translating to MKLHRCVALVLVVLFTPAGAAAQPAPSAAGSGAEEPGAAKSDEAEGARAASLRSENRAPDPSKSAYDAARVLYEDGDYVGALVSFQRAYDLSGNANTLWNMALCEKNLRHYARAIRLLERYQVERGEQLTDEDRQGALYLITTMRAFVSTMKLIVNERDATIHVDDESVGVTPLNRPLLVDMGFRRIRVTKKGFLPFDERHQVVGGVVFDLKVKLEAEVHEGRLEVTAGANDLIAIDGRVVGQGRYAGTLQSGGHTLRVTGAGMQPYQSEVVIQDDKVRLIQVTLHPAARTGLPAWLLVAGGAALAAGVGFTAGYLLFQAGQADAPTQGNLPPYSIVIR from the coding sequence GTGAAGCTGCACCGCTGCGTCGCCCTGGTCCTCGTCGTCCTCTTCACGCCGGCTGGAGCTGCGGCGCAGCCGGCTCCGAGCGCAGCAGGCTCGGGAGCGGAGGAGCCTGGCGCGGCGAAGTCCGACGAAGCAGAGGGGGCCAGAGCCGCCTCTCTCAGGTCGGAGAACAGGGCGCCAGATCCGTCGAAATCGGCCTACGACGCGGCGCGGGTGCTGTACGAGGACGGGGACTACGTTGGCGCGCTGGTCTCATTCCAGCGCGCGTACGATCTCTCGGGGAACGCCAACACCCTCTGGAACATGGCGCTCTGCGAGAAGAACCTGAGGCACTACGCGCGCGCGATCCGCTTGCTGGAGCGCTACCAGGTGGAGCGCGGAGAGCAGCTCACCGACGAGGACCGGCAGGGCGCGCTCTACCTGATCACCACCATGCGGGCGTTCGTGAGCACGATGAAGCTGATCGTGAACGAGCGCGACGCGACCATCCACGTGGACGACGAGTCGGTGGGGGTGACGCCACTGAACCGGCCGCTGCTGGTGGACATGGGGTTCCGGCGGATCCGGGTGACGAAGAAGGGGTTCTTGCCCTTCGACGAGCGGCATCAGGTGGTCGGGGGGGTCGTTTTCGATCTGAAGGTGAAGCTCGAAGCCGAGGTGCACGAGGGCCGCCTGGAGGTGACGGCGGGGGCCAACGATCTGATCGCGATCGATGGTCGGGTGGTCGGGCAGGGGCGGTACGCGGGGACGCTGCAGAGTGGAGGTCACACGCTGCGGGTGACGGGCGCCGGGATGCAGCCGTACCAGTCGGAGGTGGTGATCCAGGACGACAAGGTGCGGCTGATCCAGGTGACGTTGCATCCCGCGGCACGCACGGGTCTGCCGGCGTGGCTGCTGGTCGCCGGGGGTGCTGCGCTGGCCGCCGGGGTGGGCTTCACGGCGGGCTACCTGCTCTTCCAGGCGGGTCAAGCGGACGCGCCGACGCAGGGGAACCTACCGCCGTACTCGATCGTGATCCGGTGA